A part of Archangium lipolyticum genomic DNA contains:
- a CDS encoding DUF4384 domain-containing protein, whose product MSHRTPDWMLERIALGELPPKELAAARARLASEPGGLERLAKLEADDGATLAKLPPSQVAAEVARRRRVVEASRSVEARSTSRGWLPAVALGAPVAAGLALMMFFSREELPERTRPEEVALLETTRTKGLEPKLLIHRQTRGEPEPLADAARARPGDVLQLSYVSAGRPYGAVLSVDGRGSVTLHYPESLTGSLALAGGTVSLSSAYELDDAPLFERFFFVTSTEPFDLNALMDAARQLARSPEDARRAPLSLPESLSQSSLTLEKSP is encoded by the coding sequence CACGCCCGATTGGATGCTGGAGCGCATCGCCCTGGGGGAGCTGCCTCCCAAGGAGCTGGCCGCCGCCCGCGCGCGCCTGGCCTCGGAGCCCGGAGGACTCGAGCGGCTCGCGAAGCTGGAGGCGGATGATGGGGCCACGCTGGCGAAGCTCCCGCCGTCCCAGGTCGCCGCCGAGGTGGCTCGCCGCCGCCGCGTGGTGGAGGCCTCGCGCTCGGTGGAGGCCCGCTCCACCTCCCGGGGTTGGCTGCCCGCCGTCGCGCTGGGCGCCCCCGTGGCCGCGGGGCTCGCGCTGATGATGTTCTTCTCCCGGGAAGAGCTGCCCGAGCGGACCCGGCCGGAGGAGGTGGCGCTGCTCGAGACGACGCGCACCAAGGGGCTGGAGCCGAAGCTGCTCATCCACCGCCAGACGCGCGGCGAGCCCGAGCCGCTCGCGGACGCGGCCCGGGCGAGGCCTGGGGACGTGCTGCAGCTCAGCTACGTGTCCGCGGGCCGGCCCTACGGCGCGGTGTTGTCCGTCGATGGCCGGGGCTCCGTCACGCTGCACTACCCGGAGTCGCTCACCGGCTCGCTGGCGCTCGCGGGAGGCACGGTGTCGCTGTCGAGCGCCTATGAGCTGGACGACGCGCCCCTCTTCGAGCGCTTCTTCTTCGTCACCAGCACCGAGCCCTTCGACCTGAACGCGCTGATGGACGCGGCGCGCCAGCTGGCCCGCTCCCCCGAGGACGCCCGCCGCGCGCCGCTGTCCCTGCCGGAATCGCTTTCCCAGTCGTCCCTCACCCTGGAGAAGTCCCCGTGA